ATCGATCGACCGGGAGGGGGAGCCGTGGCGACGGCTGAGACGGTGGGCGGGCGCGCGCCGGCATGGCGCGGTGGCTTCGGACGGCTGTGGGGCGCCGCCGTGCTCTCCAGCTTCGGAGACTCCCTGCGTACGGCAGCCCTGCCGCTCCTCGCCGTCACGCTCACGGACCGGCCGCTGCTGATCGCCGCGGTCACCGCCTGTGGCTATCTCCCCTGGATCGTCTTCGGGCTGCTCGGCGGCGCCGTCGCCGATCGGGTGGACCAGCGGCGCGCGATGTGGACGGTGGACGCGTTACGCGGACTGCTGGTCGCCGCGTTCGCCGTGGTCGTGGCGCTCGGGCACGCCTCGATCGGCCTGCTCATCGCGCTGGCCTTCACCCTGACCACGCTCCAGACCCTGTTCGACAACGCCTCCACGGCCCTGCTCCCCGCCCTGGTGGACCGGGACGCGCTCGGCAGCGCGAACGCCCGGCTGATGACCGGGCAGCGCATCGCGGGCGGCCTGATCGGCGGGCCGCTCGTGCCGTTGCTGCTGGTCGCGGGGGCCGCCGTGCCCTTCGTCGCCGACGCCGCCACCTTCCTGGTCGCGGCCGCGCTGGTGGCCTCGCTGCGGATCACGGCGCCCGAGCGGACGCCGGCCCCGGCGGGCAGCACCCTGCGCCGGGAGATCGGCGAGGGGCTGCGCACCCTGTGGCGCGACCGGGCCCTGAGAGGGCTGTGCGCCGCCACCGCCCTGTGCAACATCGGCATGGGCGCCCAGCTCGCGACCCTGGTCGTCCTGGTGACCGGGTGGCTGGACGCCGGGGCCACGGGGTACGCGGCGGCCGGCGCGGCCTTCACCGTCGGGGGCCTGGCCGGGGGAGTGGTGAACGGCTGGATCGTGAAGCGGCTGGGCCGGGTGCGGGCCGTGCTGGTCGCGGGCGCGGTGCAGACCGGGGCCCTGATCGTCATGGGCACCGTGCGCAGCCTGGCCGTGCTGGTGGCGGCGCTGATCGTCTTCGGACTCATGGGCATGGTGTGGAACGTCAACACGACGACGCTCATGCAGCAGTGCAGCCCTGCCGAACTGCTCGGCCGGGTCGCCTCGGCCTTCAGAACCCTGGCCTTCGCCGGAGTGCCGCTCGGCGCTTTGCTGGGGGGTGCCGTCGCCACCGCCTGGGGCCTGAACACCCCGCCCCTGCTCACGGCGGCCTTCTTCGTGCCGGCCCTGATCGCGCTGATACCTGCGGGCAAGCGGGACGTACCTGTTGTTGCGCAGGACGACGACCGCAGGACAGCTCACGTCCAGCGCTGATCAATTAGGTTGGAACAGCTGGGACAGGCACGAAAGAAGGCTGAAGTCGGACATGAACGCAGACGGCCGTACCAGGCTCAATCAGACGCCCGAGTGGAGCGCGCTGACCAAGCACCGCGAGGAGCTCGGCGACGTCGGGCTTCGGGAGCTGTTCGCCGCCGACCCCGATCGCGGCTCGGGCTACACCCTCCAGGTCGGCGACCTGCACATCGACTACTCCAAGCACCTGGTCACCGACGAGACGCTGCGGCTGCTGCGTGAGCTGGCCGCCGCCACGGACGTGTTCGGGCTGCGGGACGCCATGTTCCGCGGCGAGAAGATCAACACCACCGAGGACCGCGCCGTGCTGCACACCGCGCTGCGCGCCCCGCGCGAGGCGGTGATCGAGGTCGACGGGGAGAACGTCGTGCCGGGTGTGCACGCCGTCCTCGACAAGATGGCCGGCTTCGCCGAGCGGGTCCGCTCCGGCGTCTGGACCGGCCACACCGGCAAGCGGATCAAGAACGTCGTCAACGTCGGCATCGGCGGCTCCGACCTCGGTCCGGCGATGGCCTACGAGGTGCTGCGCAGCTTCACCGACCGCGACCTCACCGTCCGCTTCGTGTCGAACGTCGACGGTGCCGACCTGCACGAGGCCACCCGGGACCTGGACGCGGCCGAGACGCTGTTCGTCATCGCCTCGAAGACGTTCACCACGATCGAGACGATCACCAACGCCACGTCCGCGCGGGACTGGCTCCTCGCCGAACTGAAGGCCGGGCCGGAGGCCGTCGCCAAGCACTTCGTCGCCCTGTCGACGAACGCCGAGAAGGTCGCCGACTTCGGCATCGACACGGCCAACATGTTCGAGTTCTGGGACTGGGTCGGCGGGCGCTACTCCTTCGACTCGGCGATCGGCCTGTCCCTGATGATCGCCATCGGGCCGGACCGCTTCCGTCAGATGCTCGACGGTTTCCGCACCGTCGACGAGCACTTCCGCACCGCGCCCGCCGAGGAGAACGTCCCGCTGCTGCTCGGTCTGCTGGGCATCTGGTACGGCAACTTCCACGACGCCCAGTCGCACGCGGTGCTGCCCTACAGCCACTACCTGTCCAAGTTCACTGCGTATCTCCAGCAGTTGGACATGGAGTCCAACGGCAAGTACGTCGGCCGGGACGGTCGGGAGGTCGACTGGCAGACCGGGCCGGTGGTGTGGGGCACGCCGGGCACCAACGGGCAGCACGCGTACTACCAGCTGATCCACCAGGGCACCAAGCTCATCCCGGCGGACTTCATCGGCTTCGCCGAGCCGGTCGCCGAGATGAGCGACGGACTCAAGGCGCAGCACGACCTGCTGATGGCGAACTTCTTCGCGCAGACGCAGGCGCTGGCGTTCGGCAAGACGCCGGAGGAGGTGCGCGCGGAGGGGGTGCCCGAGGAACTGGTGACGCACAAGACGTTCAAGGGCGACCACCCGACGACCACGATCCTCGCGCGTGAGCTGACGCCGTCCGTGCTGGGGCAGTTGATCGCGCTGTACGAGCACAAGGTGTTCGTGCAGGGCGCGGTGTGGAACATCGACTCCTTCGACCAGTGGGGCGTGGAGCTCGGCAAGGTCCTCGCCAAGCGGGTCGAGCCCGCGCTGACCGAAGGGGCCGAGGTGCCGGGTCTGGACGCGTCGACGAAGGCGCTCGTCGCCAAGTACCGGGAGCTGCGCGGCCGGAAGTGACACGGTTACGGAAAGCGGGCGGCGCGTGGCCGTCCGCTTCCCGTAGACTCCCTCGTCGATCATGACAACGATCACTCGGGGGAGTGCAAGTTGACTTATCCACAAGGGAGTTGGACCGGCGGTACGCTGACCGCGCGGTCCTTCCTGAAGCCCCATCGTGTGGCGCGGGCGGTGTTCCATCCGGCCTGGATCCCACAGTCGCTGGATCCTTCGGTGGATGCCCTCAAGAAGGTGCGGGTCATCGCCGGCGCGGTCGCGGGGTTCGGCGTCTACACCTTCGTGGAGGGCGGGTTCGCCTTCGACGAGATGCTGGACAACGCGGCGACGGCCTGTCTGGTGCTGCTGTTCATCACGCCGCTCACCGTGGGCGTGATGCTCTACCTCTGGCAGCGCTCCGGCGCCGGCACGGTGGCGCAGCTGAAGGATCCGCTTCTGCGGTCGCTGAAGTTGCTGCTGCTGTTCATCGGCTCGGCGCTCGGCACAGTGCTGATCTTCCAGCTGGGCGGGTCCCTCGGGATGCTCGGGACCCTGCTGGTCAGCGTCGTGGGGCTCTGGATGGCGTTCTTCGTGATCGCCGGCGCCTACCGGATCTCGGGGAACTTCTTCGGCACCGCGGTCGTGCACCGCTGTCTGCCGCCGCTGCTGGCCACGGTGACGACATGGCTCATGGCCATTCCCGATCTCGTCACCGGTGATCTGCACGGCCTCAGCCTCGCCATGGGCGTCTTCTTCATCCTGGGCGCCCCGGTGACGGTCACGGCCATCGCCATGCTGGAGATGGGCCGCCTCAAGAACCGCTACGGCATCCGGCTCGCGGACCACCCGGCCGTCCTGTCACCGATGCCGGGACCCACGCCCGGTCCGGCGCCGACCCCGCCGCCACCGTCGTACGCCCCGAACGGCTTCGTGCCGCCGCAGGGCAACCCGTACGGGACGCCCCCGCACGGCAGCCCGTACACGCAGGGTCCGCAGAATCCGTACGCGCCGCAGCCGCCGTACAACCCGCCGGCGCCGCCCCCGTACAACCCGCAGTAGCTCCACGCCCCCGGCCGCCGCGGTCGTCGGTCAGGCGACCGCGCTCAAGGTGTCGGCGAGGCGGCGGCGGGCCGCGCGGGAGGCCGGGACCGCGGCGAGGGCGGCCGCGCCGGTGACCGCCGCGGTGCCGAGCAGGAGCAGCAGAGCGGGGGACGGGCCCTGGGCGATGCCGGCGCCGATACCGCTCGACCGGCCCTGGGTGTCGATCAGCCAGTGCGCGAGGGGTGTGCCCAGGGCCGTGCCGATGACGACCGCGGCCAGGGCGGTGCAGGCGGTGGAGGCGACGGTGATCGCGGTGATCTGGCGGGGCGAGAGGCCGATGGCCTTCAGGGCCAGCAGGTCGCGCTCGCCCTCGCGGACGGTGCCGCCGATCGCGGTCAGCAGCTCGATGAGCCCGATGAGGGCGAGGACGGCGATCAGGCCCACGACGACGCCGCGCAGGGGTGAGAGCCCGTCGGCGGGGTTCGGCACGGCGTGCACGTCCAGGCGTCCCTGCCCGGCGTCGGCCAGCCGGTCGGCGACCTCGGCCGGGTCCGCGCCGGGGCGCAGCCGCAGTTCGTAGAGGGTGGGGCCGAGGCCGGGGTCGTTCTCGCGCAGGGTGTCTAGGGAGGTGGAGATGACCCGGCCGGCGTTCTCCGGTTCGATGCTGCGGCCCACGATGTGCAGGATCTGCGGCTGGTCGCCGACGGTCATCCGCACCCAGTCGCCGACCTGCGCGTTCAGCAGATCCAGCAGCCCCTGACCGGCGACCGCCTCGTCGCGGCCCTGCGCGGCGCGGCCCTCGGCGAGCGCGTACGGGAAGGGGTCCTGGTGGGTGCCGAGGCCGCGCAGGGCGATCGTGGCCGTCTGGCCGGGGACCAGGGCGGCCACCTCGACGCCCGGGTAGGCGGCGGCGACCTGCGGGTCGCGTTCCAGCAGCGTACGGGCGTCCCCGTCGGCCAGTCCGGCCTCGGTGTGGACGCTCAGCGAGGTCGGCAGGCCGATCTGCTCGGGCCGGCTGTCGAAGCGGTCGATGGTGGTCCACGCGCTCATCGCCACCACGATCAGCAGCAGCGGCAGCGCCAGCCGGGCGACCGTGGCCAGCGACCGCGGGCGCCGGTTGAACGCCCGGTGCCAGCCCAGGACCAGCGCGGGCGGCAGCCGCAGCCCGAGCGCCTGCCGGGCCGCGCCCGAGAGCCGCCCGCCCAGCGGAGCCGCACGCCGCGGCACCGGCACCGGCGGCACCCGCCCCGCCCGCCACGCCGCGAGCCCCGTGGTCGCGCCGATGAACAGCACCGCCCCCACCGGCACCGCGAACAGCGCCACCGTGTGCCCGGGCAACCCCTGCCACACGCCGACCGCGTCCCCGAGCCGCCCCGGTATGCGGCTGCCCAGGGCCTGGATGAGGGTGGCCGCGGCCACGGCGCCGAGCAGCGCGAAGGCGAGGTGCTGGAGCACGAAGACCCGGACCACCTGACCCGGGGTGAAGCCGATCGCCTTCAGCACGGAGATGTCCCGCAGATGGCCGCGGATCCGGGTACCGATCGCCCCGTGCACGGCGAGCCCGGCGGCGACCAGCGCGCCGAGGCCGAACAGTCCCAGGACCTGTCCGAGCAGCCGGTTGTCGCCCTGTGCCTCGGCGCGGGCCTGCTTCCAGGTGGAGACCTCGCTGACCGCGCCGGCGCCCAGGACCGTCACGGCGCGCTGGACGGCGTAGTCCGTGTCGTCGGGGTCGGTCAGGCGCAGCCCGATCACCTGGCCGCCCGGGTTGCGCACGGCGGACGGCGGTGCCCAGACGAGGCCCGCCTGCTCGCCCGCCCGGTAGCGGGGCTCGGCGCTGTCGGCGATGCCGAGGACGGTCAGGGACCGGCCGGTGCCGGGCAGCGTGAGGGTGTCGCCGGGGGCGGCCAGCAGGGCGCGGGCCAGCCGGCTCTCCAGGACCACGCCGTCCGGGTTCGCCGGGTCCAGCCAGTGGCCGGAGGTCAGCAGCGGGCGGCCGACGGCGGGGCGCTCGGGTGTGCCGCGCAGCTCGACCGAGGCGCGGGTGCCGCGGGAGGCGAGCGTGGTGGACGCGGTGGGGTAGGGGCCCGCGACGGACTCGACGCCGTCGAGGTCCGCCAGCTTCGCGGAGTCGGCCGCGGCGCCGGTGTGCAGCCATACGTGGGCGCCGCGCGCCTGTGTGAAGACGCGCTGCCAGGGGTTGGTGGCGTAGCCGAAGAGGGCCGTGGCCAGCAGCAGCGAGACGACGATGCCGGCCGTGGCCAGCACGAGGAACAGGGCCTCGCCGCGGTGCGTACGCAGATCGGAGTGCGCCCAGCGCAGGGTGGCTCGCACGGGCCTCAGCCCCTCGGCCCGGCGGCAGGGAGAAGATCGTGGGAGAAGTGCTCGTAGACCCGCATCTCAGTCCCTGAGCTCCAGCTCCAGCACGCCCGAGGTGCCGGCGCGGCGCGGCGGTGGGCCGGCGTCCAGTTCGGCGTCGTCGGCTATTCGGCCGTCGAAGAAGCTGATCACCCGGTCCGCGGCGCTCGCCAGCCGGGCGTCATGCGTGACCAGCACGATCGTCTGGCCCCGCTGGTGGAAGCGGGACAGCAGCCGCATCACCTCGCGGGTGCCCTTGCTGTCCAGGCTGCCGGCGGGTTCGTCGGCCAGCAGCAGCGGCGGCCGGTTCACCAGTGCCCGGGCCAGCGCCACGCGCTGCTGCTCACCGCCGGACAGCTCGCCCGGCATGCTGCGCTCCTTGCCGGTGAGCCCCAGCTCGGCCAGCAGCTCCGTGCGCTCGGCACGGGCCCGCTTCGGCGGTACCCCGGCCAGCAGCGCGGGCAGCTCGACGTTGTCGGCGACGGAGAGGTTGGAGACCAGGTTGAAGAACTGGAAGACGATCCCGATGCGCTTCCTGCGCTCCACCGACCAGCGGGCCTCGCTCCAGCGGTCCGCGCACTCGCCGTCCAGCCAGATGCCGCCGCTGTCCGGCCGCTGCAACCCGCCCAGCAGATGCAACAGGGTCGACTTGCCGGCACCGGACGGACCGGTGACGGCCACGAACTCGCCGCGCCGGACGGAGAGATCCACACCGCGCACGGCATGCGCCGGAGCGCCCTCGCCGTGGTGCGTCTTGACGAGGGCCTCGGCGCGCAGCGCGGGACGCTCGTCGGCCTGTGTGGGACCGTCGGCGCGCAGCACGGGAGCGGAATCGTCGCTCACTCCAGCTCCTCCAGCTCTTCCTGGCACCGCTCCAGCCAGTCGAGGTCGGCCTGAAGGTGCAGCATCGCGCCCTCGATCAGCAGATGGGCGATGCGGTTGTCGCGGTCTTCGGCGGCGGCCAGCTTCGACAGTTGACGCATGGTGTTCAGGTACTGACGCCGTTGCTTGTTGATGAGGGCGATCTGGTCGGCGAGACCGGTCTGCGGGGCGACGGCCAGCTTCATGAAGAACTCGTCCCGCACCCGCGGCTCGTCCTCGGTCTCCTCGAACCAGGCGCGCAGCGCCTCACGCCCGGCGTCGGTGAGGTGGTAGACCTTCTTGTTGGGCCGGCTCGACTGTTCGACGTCCTCGCCCTCTATCAGTCCCGATTTCTCGAGACGGCCGAGGGTCACATAGATCTGGCCGACGTTCGGCTGAGGGTACGCGGAGCCCAGCAGTACCTCAAGGTCCTGCTTGAGCTCGTATCCGTGCGCCGGGCCGCGCGCCAGCAGGGCCAGGAGGGGCAGCCGCACTCGTGCTCTCCTCCCATATCCCGAGTAATGTGCCGCAGGCCCTAGTATCGCGCATACCTAACAGGTATACATGGCCTCTGACTCCGGACGAAGACGCCCGGTGCCAGGTGTACAGGGAGGAACCTATGCGGTGGATCCACGCCGCGGGTAGGGGCCTTCTCGTCCTCGTCGTGATCCTGACCGGCTATGTCGCCTCCGGCGCCCGTGCCGACGAGGGTCCCGCGGGCGGCAGAGGGCCGTTGACCCTCGCCACCGCCGGAGACCTCACCGGCTATCTCGGCTCCGTGCTGGAGGGCTGGAACCGCACTCACCCCGGCGAGAAGGTCACCCTCGTCGAGCTGCCCGACTCCGCCGACGAGACCCACGCGCAGATGACCACCGATCTGCGCGGCGGCGACCGCAGCCGCTTCGACATCCTGAACATCGACGTCAACTGGACCTCGGAGTTCGCGGCGCACGGCTGGATCCGCCCCCTCGCCCGCGACCGCTTCCCGCTGGACACCTTCCTGCCACCGGTCGTGGACACGGCGACCTACGACGGACAGCTGTACGCGGTCCCGTACGTCACCAACGCCGGCCTGCTCCTCTATCGCAAGGACATCCTCGCCAAGGAGGGCCTCGACCCGCCGCGCACCTGGGCCGAGCTGGAGAAACAGGCGAAGACCGTCGCCCCGAAGTACGGCCTCGACGGCTACGCGGGCCAGTTCCTGCCGTACGAGGGCCTTACCGTGAACGCCGCCGAGGCCGTCTACTCGGCGGGCGGTTCGATCCTCGGCGACGAGGGCGAGCGGGTCACCGTCAACTCGATGGCGGCCCGTGACGGCATCGACTTCCTCGCCCGGGGTGTGCGCGAGGGCTGGATCCCGAAACAGGCGCTCACCTACAAGGAGGAGGAGTCCAAGCGGGCCTTCCAGGACGGGCGCCTGCTGTTCCTCCGCAACTGGCCGTACGCCTACGTCGGCGCGTCGGCCGCGGGGTCGCCGGTCGCCGGGAAGATCGGCGCCGTACCGCTGCCGGGGCCGGACGGGCCCGGGACCAGTGTGCTGGGCGGCTCCAACCTGGCCGTCAGCACGCATGCCCGGCACCCCGACTCCGCCGCGCGGCTGCTCGCGTATCTGACCAGCGAGCGCGTCCAGCGGCAGGTCCTCACGCGTGGCGCGCTGCCGCCCGTGCGGGCCGACCTGTACGAGGATCCGGCGCTGGTGCGGGAGTTCCCGTATCTGCCGACCCTGCGCGAGAGCGTGCGCACGGCCGCGCCGCGACCCAAGAGCCCGCGCTACGACCAGGTGAGCCTGGTGGTGCAGGCGATCGTGCACGACGCGATGACCGGGCGCGAGACGCCCGAGGCCGCGGTGCGCCGGCTGGCGCGCGAGCTCGACGCCGTCGCGCGCTGAGCAGTCATTCGCTCCGTGGAGTAGTTACCTGTTAGGTAACGGCAACATCTCATCCCCTTTCATGGTGCCCTTGTATGTCCTGGTTTGCCAGGTCAACTGTTCGGTAGCTTGTGTCCAGTTCATTGACACCCTCCGGAAACGGCTACTTAACATGCATGCATGCTGAGTAAGTACCACTGGTGGCGTGACGCGGTGATCTACCAGGTCTACGTCCGCAGCTTCCTCGACAGCACCGGCGACGGTGTCGGCGACCTCGCAGGGGTCCGCGCGGGGCTGCCCTACCTCAAGAAGCTCGGGGTCGACGGGATCTGGCTGAGCCCCTTCTATCCCTCCCCGCAGCACGACCACGGCTACGACGTGGCCGACTACTGCGACGTCGACCCGCTCTTCGGCGACCTCGCCGAGTTCGACCTGCTGGTCGCCGCGGCCCGGCGCCTCGGGATCAAGGTGCTTCTCGACATCGTCCCCAACCACTGCTCCAGCGAGCACCGGTGGTTCGAGGAGGCGCTGGTCGCCGAGCCCGGCAGCAAGGCCCGCGCCCGCTTCCACTTCGCCGACGGCCGTGGCGCCGACGGCTCCGAGCCGCCCAACAACTGGCACGCGATGTTCGGCGGCCCGGCGTGGAGCCGGGTGACCGAGGCGGACGGGCAGGCCGGCCAGTGGTACCTGCACATGTTCACGCCCGAGCAGCCCGACTGGAACTGGCGCAACCCCGAGGTCGGCGCCGAGTTCGACCGCGTCCTGCGGTTCTGGCTGGACCGCGGTGTCGACGGCTTCCGCATCGACGTCGCCGCCGGACTCTTCAAGCACCCGGAACTGCCCGACTCCGACGACCCGGAGGCCGACGCCCGCACCCGCGACTCGGTCAACCCGCTCGCCTGGAACCAGCCCGAGGTGCACGCGGTGTGGCGCCAGTGGCGCTCCATATGCGAGGAGTACACCGCCCGCGACGGCCAGGAACGGCTCCTCGTCGGCGAGGTCTCCGTCCCGACCGCCCGCGAGCACGCCTTGTACGTCCGCTCCGACGAACTCCACCAGGCGTTCTTCTTCGACCTGCTCAGCGCGCCCTGGGAGGCCGACGCCTTCCGCAAGGTCATCTCCGAGGCCATGCAGGACATCGCCGGCACGGGCTCGACGGTCACCTGGGTCCTCAACAACCACGACCAGGTCCGCACCGTCACCCGCTACGGCGAGCCCGCCACCGGGGGCAGCGGCCTCGGCGCCGCCCGCGCCCGCGCCGCCGCGCTGCTGATGCTGGCGCTGCCCGGAGCCGCGTACATCTACCAGGGCGAGGAGCTGGGGCTGCCCGAGGTCGTCGATCTGCCCGACGACGTGCTCACCGACCCGATCTTCCGCCGCACCGGCAGCCGGGCGCGGATCCGCGACGGCTGCCGGGTGCCGCTGCCGTGGTCGGGACAGGCCTCGCCCTTCGGCTTCACCTCCGGCGCGGAGAGCGCCAAGCCCTGGCTGCCGCAGCCGGAGTACTTCGCCGAGTACGCCACCGACCGCGCGCTGGCCGACACCCGCTCCTTCTGGCACCTCTACCGCGACGGTCTCCAACTGCGCGCCGGACTCCCGCAGTTGGGCGAGGGCTCGCTGCGCTGGCTGGACAGCCCGCCCGGCGTCCTGGCCTTCGAGCGCGGCGACGGCGTGGTCTGCGCCGTCAACTTCGGCACGGCGGCCACCGCCGCGCCCGTCTCCGGCACCCCCCTGCTGTCCAGCGGTCCCTGCCCCGCCGGCGTACTGCCCGGCTCCACCGCCGCCTGGTGGATCAACGACCGCTGACTTCTCCCGACCTCCGTCAACTCCCCATCCCCGAAGGGACATCAACGATGATGCGACGACGTACCACCCTGCTCACCGGCTGCACCGCTCTCGTCCTGGCGCTCGGCGCGACCGCCTGCGGCGGCGGCGACGTCTCCGCCGGCGGCGGCGACAAGGCACTCAACGGCCAGACGGTCAACGTGGCCGGTGTCTGGTCCGGCAGCGAGCAGAAGAACTTCCAGAAGGTGCTGGACGCCTTCAGCGAGAAGACCGGCGCCAAGACCCAGTTCACCTCCACCGGCGACAACGTCTCCACCGTCGTCGGCAGCAAGATCGAGGGCGGCAACGCCCCCGACGTGGTGATGGTCCCGCAGGTCGGCGTCCTGAAGCAGTTCGCGCAGAACGGCTGGCTCAAGCCGCTGTCCGGCGCCGCCCAGAAGTCCGTCGACGGCAACTTCGCCCCCGTGTGGAAGAACTACGGCAGCGTCGACGGCACCCTCTACGGCCTCTACTTCAAGGCCGCCCACAAGTCGACCGTCTGGTACAGCCCCGAGGCCCTCACGCAGGCCGGCGTCGAGGCGCCGAAGACGTACGACGACATGCTGAAGGCCGGACAGACCGTCTCCGACTCCGGCCTCGCCGCCTTCTCGGTCGCCGGACAGGACGGCTGGACCCTGACCGACTGGTTCGAGAACGTCTACCTCTCCCAGGCCGGACCCGAGAAGTACGACGCCCTCGCCGCGCACGAGCTGAAGTGGACCGACGCGTCCGTGGTCGAGGCGCTCACCACCCTCGGCAAGCTTTTCAAGGACAAGCAGCTGATAGCGGGCGGCCAGAAGGGCGCCCTCAACACCGACTTCCCCGGCTCGGTGGAGAAGGTGTTCGGGCCGAAGCCCGAGGCGGGCATGGTCTACGAGGGCGACTTCGTCGCGGGCGTCGCCAAGGACCAGTTCGGCAAGAAGATCGGCGAGGACGCGAACTTCTTCCCGTTCCCGGCGGTCGGCGGCGGCAAGGCGCCCGTGGTCAGCGGCGGTGACGCGGCCGTCGTCCTGAAGGACGGCAAGAACCAGAAGGCCGGCATGGCGCTCCTGGAGTACCTGGCGACGCCGGAGGCCGCGGCGGTCTGGGCGGAGGCCGGCGGCTTCCTCTCCCCGAACAAGAACGTCGACCTCGCCTCGTACGGCGACGACGTCACCCGCGCGACCGCCAAGTCCCTCGTCTCCGCGGGCGACTCGGTCCGCTTCGACATGTCCGACCAGGCCCCGGCGGCGTTCGGCGGCACCAAGGGCGCGGGCGAGTGGAAGCTCCTCCAGGACTTCCTGCGCGACCCGTCCGACCCGAAGGGGACCGCGGCGAAGCTGGAGGCCGCGGCGGCCAAGGCGTACGAGGGCCAGGGCTGACCTGACATGACCGCCACTCTCGTCACGGAGGCGAGCCGGGGGGCCGCCGCGAGCCCCGGCAAGGAACGTGCCCGGCGCTCGCGGCGGCGGGCGCGGATCGTCGCCCTCCTCTTCGTCTTCCCCGCGCTGCTGCTGCTCGGCGCGCTGGTCGTGTATCCGGTGCTGTTCTCGATCGGCCGCAGCTTCTTCGACGCCTCAGGCACCCGCTTCGTCGGCGGCGAGAACTACACCGAGATGTTCCGCGACCCCGCCACCCTCAAGGCGATCCGCAACACCACGATCTGGGTCGTGGTGGCCCCGGCCCTGCTCACCGGCCTCGGTCTGATCCTGGCCGTGCTGGTGGAGAAGGTCCGCTGGGCGACGGCGTTCAAGCTGCTGCTGTTCATGCCGATGGCCGTGTCCTTCCTCGCCGCCGGCATCATCTTCCGCCTCGCCTACGACGAGGACCCCGACAAGGGCGTGCTGAACGCCGCCGCCGTCTCCGTGCACGACGCCTTCCAGGGCACGTCGACCTATCCGACGGCCCGGGCACGCGACGGACAGGGACTGACCAAGGACCCGGACGGCTCGTACCGCACCAGCACGAGCGTGTCCCCGGGTGACGCGCTCACGCTCGGACTGGTCGGTGTCCTGCCCGACGACCTGCCCAGCGGCACCGAACCGGCGTTCACCGCGGCGGGGCAGAAGGCGGGCCCCGGTGAGCTGCGCGGTGTCGTGTACCTCGACTTCACGCCCGGCGGGGGAGGGGAGCAGGGCAAGGTCGACCGGCGCGAGAACGGGCTGCCGGAGATGACGGTCGAGGCCTCGCGGGCCGGGAAGACCGTCGCCACGGCGACCACCGCGTCCGACGGCTCCTTCCGCTTCGAGGGGCTGGACGACGGCTCGTACACGGTGAAGCTGCCGGCGTCGAACTTCGCCGCCCCCTACGAGGGCATCTCCTGGCTCGGGCCGACGCTCGTCACACCGGCGATCATCGGGGCGTACCTGTGGATCTGGACCGGCTTCGCGATGGTCCTGATCGGCGCGGGCCTCGCGGCCCTGCCCCGGGACGCGCTGGAGGCTGCGCGGATGGACGGGGCGAACGAGTGGCAGATCTTCCGGAAGATCACGGTGCCGCTGCTGGCACCGGTGCTGACGGTCGTCTTCGTCACCTTGGTCATCAACGTGATGAAGGTGTTCGACCTCGTCTACATCATCGCGCCCGGTCCCGTGCAGGAGGACGCGACCGTGCTCGCGACGCAGATGTGGCTGGTGTCGTTCGGCGGCGGCAACAACCAGGGGCTGGGCAGCGCGCTCGGCGTCCTGCTTCTGCTGCTCGTCATTCCGGCGATGGTCTTCAACGTCCGCCGCTTCCGAAGGAGTCAGCGATGAACGCGGTCAGGCGGGGCCTGGGCAACTCACTGGTCCAGGCGTTCCTCGT
The DNA window shown above is from Streptomyces chartreusis and carries:
- a CDS encoding MFS transporter; this translates as MATAETVGGRAPAWRGGFGRLWGAAVLSSFGDSLRTAALPLLAVTLTDRPLLIAAVTACGYLPWIVFGLLGGAVADRVDQRRAMWTVDALRGLLVAAFAVVVALGHASIGLLIALAFTLTTLQTLFDNASTALLPALVDRDALGSANARLMTGQRIAGGLIGGPLVPLLLVAGAAVPFVADAATFLVAAALVASLRITAPERTPAPAGSTLRREIGEGLRTLWRDRALRGLCAATALCNIGMGAQLATLVVLVTGWLDAGATGYAAAGAAFTVGGLAGGVVNGWIVKRLGRVRAVLVAGAVQTGALIVMGTVRSLAVLVAALIVFGLMGMVWNVNTTTLMQQCSPAELLGRVASAFRTLAFAGVPLGALLGGAVATAWGLNTPPLLTAAFFVPALIALIPAGKRDVPVVAQDDDRRTAHVQR
- the pgi gene encoding glucose-6-phosphate isomerase, encoding MNADGRTRLNQTPEWSALTKHREELGDVGLRELFAADPDRGSGYTLQVGDLHIDYSKHLVTDETLRLLRELAAATDVFGLRDAMFRGEKINTTEDRAVLHTALRAPREAVIEVDGENVVPGVHAVLDKMAGFAERVRSGVWTGHTGKRIKNVVNVGIGGSDLGPAMAYEVLRSFTDRDLTVRFVSNVDGADLHEATRDLDAAETLFVIASKTFTTIETITNATSARDWLLAELKAGPEAVAKHFVALSTNAEKVADFGIDTANMFEFWDWVGGRYSFDSAIGLSLMIAIGPDRFRQMLDGFRTVDEHFRTAPAEENVPLLLGLLGIWYGNFHDAQSHAVLPYSHYLSKFTAYLQQLDMESNGKYVGRDGREVDWQTGPVVWGTPGTNGQHAYYQLIHQGTKLIPADFIGFAEPVAEMSDGLKAQHDLLMANFFAQTQALAFGKTPEEVRAEGVPEELVTHKTFKGDHPTTTILARELTPSVLGQLIALYEHKVFVQGAVWNIDSFDQWGVELGKVLAKRVEPALTEGAEVPGLDASTKALVAKYRELRGRK
- a CDS encoding ABC transporter permease; the protein is MRATLRWAHSDLRTHRGEALFLVLATAGIVVSLLLATALFGYATNPWQRVFTQARGAHVWLHTGAAADSAKLADLDGVESVAGPYPTASTTLASRGTRASVELRGTPERPAVGRPLLTSGHWLDPANPDGVVLESRLARALLAAPGDTLTLPGTGRSLTVLGIADSAEPRYRAGEQAGLVWAPPSAVRNPGGQVIGLRLTDPDDTDYAVQRAVTVLGAGAVSEVSTWKQARAEAQGDNRLLGQVLGLFGLGALVAAGLAVHGAIGTRIRGHLRDISVLKAIGFTPGQVVRVFVLQHLAFALLGAVAAATLIQALGSRIPGRLGDAVGVWQGLPGHTVALFAVPVGAVLFIGATTGLAAWRAGRVPPVPVPRRAAPLGGRLSGAARQALGLRLPPALVLGWHRAFNRRPRSLATVARLALPLLLIVVAMSAWTTIDRFDSRPEQIGLPTSLSVHTEAGLADGDARTLLERDPQVAAAYPGVEVAALVPGQTATIALRGLGTHQDPFPYALAEGRAAQGRDEAVAGQGLLDLLNAQVGDWVRMTVGDQPQILHIVGRSIEPENAGRVISTSLDTLRENDPGLGPTLYELRLRPGADPAEVADRLADAGQGRLDVHAVPNPADGLSPLRGVVVGLIAVLALIGLIELLTAIGGTVREGERDLLALKAIGLSPRQITAITVASTACTALAAVVIGTALGTPLAHWLIDTQGRSSGIGAGIAQGPSPALLLLLGTAAVTGAAALAAVPASRAARRRLADTLSAVA
- a CDS encoding ABC transporter ATP-binding protein encodes the protein MSDDSAPVLRADGPTQADERPALRAEALVKTHHGEGAPAHAVRGVDLSVRRGEFVAVTGPSGAGKSTLLHLLGGLQRPDSGGIWLDGECADRWSEARWSVERRKRIGIVFQFFNLVSNLSVADNVELPALLAGVPPKRARAERTELLAELGLTGKERSMPGELSGGEQQRVALARALVNRPPLLLADEPAGSLDSKGTREVMRLLSRFHQRGQTIVLVTHDARLASAADRVISFFDGRIADDAELDAGPPPRRAGTSGVLELELRD
- a CDS encoding PadR family transcriptional regulator, with the translated sequence MRLPLLALLARGPAHGYELKQDLEVLLGSAYPQPNVGQIYVTLGRLEKSGLIEGEDVEQSSRPNKKVYHLTDAGREALRAWFEETEDEPRVRDEFFMKLAVAPQTGLADQIALINKQRRQYLNTMRQLSKLAAAEDRDNRIAHLLIEGAMLHLQADLDWLERCQEELEELE